One Oryza glaberrima chromosome 11, OglaRS2, whole genome shotgun sequence genomic region harbors:
- the LOC127755748 gene encoding putative UPF0481 protein At3g02645 — translation MGTGPFGEGCSGWVGKDEQKAMEAPGFALQRAARSQCQIGDIQMGEESAVRAEEIGKVTVEIEKLIATNNANALLEKTTTARRSKTTKGPSIYRVPDYIKKTTNPDAYRPHLVSLGPFHHGDKALLGMEAHKHRAVAHMVKRSGKPLREFMAAVKEVAQQLRSAYENLDKKWHGERFVELMAIDGCFLLEIMRTFRAFRRGGEVVDYDDYGPDEPIFSKHGYLYLRCDIMSDMLTLENQVPLLLLQTLWHVMDPEKLIQRVLEFFGPLVAEVKDPLQGNEGIHPLDVVQRSVGGNRRQCRESAKEYSVMPCASDLHEAGIYFKLSPAPNGFVEAVRFGRGVLSIPRMTLYDNAERVFLNLMAFERLHPGAGNDVTEFVYLMDNLVDTTGDVALLKSKGIIKSGLGSDEAVVNLINMVLTRGAVMSRDSSLRDVLQDANAHRDRTWNKWRASLIHTYFSNPWVFISLVAAIILLVATLLQTAYTVVPFYQNK, via the exons ATGGGCACCGGGCCCTTTGGTGAAGGCTGCAGCGGCTGGGTTGGCAAGGACGAGCAGAAGGCGATGGAAGCACCAGGATTTGCACTGCAACGCGCCGCCAGAAGCCAATGCCAAATTGGGGATATTCAGATG GGTGAGGAATCAGCTGTTAGAGCGGAGGAGATTGGCAAGGTGacagtagagatagagaagttGATTGCTACAAACAACGCCAATGCCCTGCttgagaagacgacgacggcgcggcgatcCAAGACGACGAAGGGGCCCTCCATCTACCGGGTTCCGGATTACATCAAGAAGACGACCAACCCCGATGCCTACCGGCCGCATCTGGTGTCATTGGGGCCCTTTCACCACGGCGACAAGGCATTGCTCGGCATGGAGGCGCACAAGCACCGGGCGGTGGCGCACATGGTCAAGCGGAGCGGGAAGCCACTGCGGGAGTTCATGGCTGCCGTCAAAGAGGTAGCACAACAGCTGCGAAGCGCTTACGAGAACCTAGATAAGAAGTGGCACGGAGAGCGGTTCGTCGAGTTGATGGCCATCGACGGCTGCTTCTTGCTGGAGATTATGAGGACATTTAGGGCTTTCCGTCGTGGAGGGGAAGTAGTAGATTATGACGATTACGGTCCTGACGAACCTATCTTCAGCAAACACGGCTACCTATACTTGCGCTGTGATATTATGTCCGATATGCTCACACTGGAGAATCAGGTGcccctgctcctcctccagaCGCTCTGGCATGTTATGGATCCTGAAAAACTAATTCAG CGCGTGCTAGAATTTTTCGGCCCGTTGGTCGCGGAAGTCAAGGACCCCCTCCAGGGGAACGAGGGGATCCACCCTCTGGATGTTGTTCAGAGAAGCGTGGGTGGTAATCGTCGGCAGTGCCGGGAGTCGGCCAAGGAGTACTCTGTCATGCCCTGTGCCTCGGATCTCCACGAGGCAGGAATCTACTTCAAGTTGAGTCCCGCTCCTAACGGATTCGTAGAGGCGGTCAGGTTTGGACGCGGCGTGCTAAGCATCCCGCGGATGACCCTGTACGACAACGCCGAGCGCGTGTTCCTCAACCTGATGGCATTCGAGCGGCTCCACCCGGGCGCCGGGAACGACGTGACGGAGTTCGTGTATCTCATGGACAACCTCGTCGACACCACCGGGGACGTGGCGCTGCTCAAGTCCAAAGGGATCATCAAGAGCGGGCTGGGCAGCGACGAGGCCGTGGTGAACCTGATAAACATGGTCCTGACCAGAGGGGCGGTGATGAGCAGAGACAGCAGCCTCCGGGACGTGCTGCAGGACGCCAACGCGCACCGCGACAGGACGTGGAACAAGTGGAGGGCTAGCCTCATACACACCTACTTCAGCAACCCGTGGGTGTTCATCTCGCTCGTTGCGGCGATCATCCTGCTGGTCGCCACCCTCTTGCAGACAGCGTACACTGTTGTGCCCTTCTACCAGAATAAGTAA
- the LOC127755214 gene encoding UPF0481 protein At3g47200-like, giving the protein MEETGAAEANVMESPPSPTTAMANSGSCVVEIPTDMTLSHDDGSEPSPGEKSMVRPQRESRHTIYRVPKYIKDMTNPNAYQPQMVSLGPFHYGEAPLQPMEAHKKRAVAQSLIRSGKPLQEFTAAVEKIAEQLRGAYENLGEEWSGERFVELMVTDGCFLLEMMATFIYEGEVEGYAPDDPVFSKHGALYLSDCIISDMLVIENQLPLQLLQTLMFVVDPDNFQDKRWIGRWVRYLLSYTITPSTPVDDLQGLHPLDLFQKSIRGTSRNNQMPIDDDVHMPSAAELREAGIHFEVSTGEGFAGTVSFERGVLSVPKILLYDSAERMFLNLMAFEKLHPGAGNEVTAFVFFMDELINTAKDVRLLRAKGIIKHGLGSDEAVANLINNTLTKGAAIDPETSLYNVIVKVDAYSKKRRNNWRAILLHTYFSNPWVFISLVTATVLLIATVIQTVYAIMSFNSKT; this is encoded by the exons ATGGAGGAGACCGGCGCGGCCGAGGCGAATGTGATGGAGTCGCCACCATCCCCGACGACGGCCATGGCCAACTCTGGCAGCTGCGTGGTGGAGATACCGACGGATATGACGCTCAGCCATGATGACGGCAGCGAGCCGTCTCCTGGGGAGAAATCGATGGTGCGACCACAGCGGGAGAGCCGGCACACGATTTATCGGGTGCCAAAGTACATCAAGGACATGACCAACCCGAACGCGTATCAGCCGCAGATGGTGTCGCTGGGGCCCTTCCACTACGGCGAAGCCCCGTTGCAGCCCATGGAGGCACACAAAAAACGCGCGGTGGCTCAATCGCTCATCCGAAGTGGGAAGCCTTTGCAGGAATTCACCGCTGCCGTGGAGAAGATAGCCGAACAACTGCGGGGCGCTTATGAGAACCTAGGCGAGGAGTGGAGCGGAGAGCGGTTCGTGGAGCTGATGGTCACTGACGGCTGCTTTTTGCTGGAGATGATGGCGACGTTTATTTATGAAGGGGAGGTAGAAGGTTATGCGCCCGATGACCCTGTTTTCAGTAAGCATGGCGCCCTATATTTGAGCGACTGTATCATCTCTGACATGCTCGTGATTGAGAACCAGCTGCCTTTGCAACTGCTCCAAACGCTCATGTTTGTTGTAGATCCTGACAATTTTCAG GATAAAAGATGGATAGGCCGCTGGGTGCGTTATCTTCTTTCCTATACCATCACGCCTAGCACGCCTGTCGATGACCTGCAGGGCCTCCACCCACTGGACCTTTTTCAGAAAAGCATCCGTGGTACTAGTCGAAACAACCAAATGCCAATAGATGACGACGTTCACATGCCATCCGCTGCAGAGCTCCGTGAGGCTGGAATCCATTTCGAGGTGAGCACAGGTGAAGGATTCGCAGGCACGGTCAGCTTCGAACGAGGCGTACTGTCTGTCCCAAAGATTCTGCTGTACGACAGCGCCGAGCGCATGTTCCTCAACCTGATGGCCTTCGAGAAGCTGCACCCGGGCGCTGGGAACGAGGTGACCGCGTTCGTGTTCTTCATGGATGAGCTCATCAACACGGCCAAGGACGTGCGGCTGCTGAGGGCCAAGGGGATCATCAAACACGGCTTGGGCAGCGACGAGGCGGTGGCGAATCTGATCAACAACACGCTGACGAAAGGCGCAGCGATTGACCCGGAGACCAGCCTCTACAACGTGATTGTGAAAGTGGATGCCTACAGCAAGAAGCGGCGGAACAACTGGAGGGCCATCCTCCTACACACCTACTTCAGTAACCCTTGGGTGTTCATCTCCCTCGTCACTGCTACTGTCCTGCTCATTGCCACTGTCATCCAGACTGTCTACGCTATCATGTCCTTCAACAGCAAGACCTAA